Proteins encoded together in one Capsicum annuum cultivar UCD-10X-F1 unplaced genomic scaffold, UCD10Xv1.1 ctg2819, whole genome shotgun sequence window:
- the LOC107846582 gene encoding F-box/kelch-repeat protein At3g06240-like, whose amino-acid sequence MSSFLSLVATPLSDSIIPDEIIIEILLRLPTKLLSRFMCVSKPWHKLISSPDFIKTHLKLISNDKEYSHHRVLLTGIGGNFNFCSFPPLFNEEQCTELFPINSPIQKSYLLSRAVGSVDGLICLFNQPREIIIWNPTISKSKELHNFRKDILSFDERYGFGYDKSNDEYKVVFVDYCSSTDDEFSPSNMRTVVSIYSSRTDSLRTVHDQLQHIYLVNDSGKFVNKKIYWVSSTEFNDHNARSIISFDVADETWESMELPFSGEDDSYFELGVMESNLALLYTSHLHATTSNLWILKHCGVDVSWTKLFNIKYPRNAGGRMCIPQSTLSIIHFCQSNNGDILILLPPVIMIYDGSTRELKHVVDVGRCFAEEIYLENLLKSLSISNQGRRIHETSQSLC is encoded by the coding sequence ATGTCatcatttctttctttagttGCAACTCCATTGAGTGATTCGATAATCCCTGATGAAATCATAATAGAGATCCTCTTAAGGTTGCCCACCAAATTGTTGTCGAGATTCATGTGCGTTTCAAAACCCTGGCATAAACTAATCTCTAGCCCTGATTTCATCAAGACTCATCTGAAGTTAATTTCTAATGACAAAGAATACAGCCATCATAGAGTTCTACTTACCGGCATTGGAGGAAATTTCAATTTCTGTTCTTTCCCTCCATTGTTTAATGAAGAACAATGCACTGAGCTATTTCCCATTAATTCTCCTatccaaaaatcatatttattatcTAGAGCTGTGGGGTCTGTGGATGGATTAATTTGTCTATTCAATCAGCCAAGGGAGATAATTATATGGAACCCCACCATTAGCAAGTCAAAGGAATTACATAATTTTAGGAAAGATATTCTCTCTTTCGATGAACGATATGGTTTTGGATATGATAAGTCAAATGACGAGTACAAAGTAGTATTTGTTGATTATTGTAGTTCTACTGATGATGAGTTCAGCCCTTCCAATATGAGGACTGTGGTCAGCATTTATAGTTCAAGGACTGATTCTTTGAGAACAGTCCATGACCAGCTTCAGCACATCTATCTAGTAAATGATTCTGGTAAATTTGTCAACAAGAAGATTTATTGGGTTTCATCTACGGAATTTAATGATCACAATGCGCGCAGCATCATATCATTTGATGTAGCAGATGAAACATGGGAAAGCATGGAGCTTCCCTTTTCTGGAGAAGACGATTCTTATTTCGAACTGGGAGTTATGGAAAGTAACCTTGCACTGCTTTACACGAGTCATCTACATGCTACCACCTCtaatttatggattttgaagCACTGTGGAGTTGATGTATCTTGGACAAAATTGTTCAACATCAAATATCCTCGAAATGCTGGAGGACGTATGTGTATACCCCAAAGCACACTCTCGATAATACATTTTTGCCAGTCAAATAATGGCGACATCTTGATTTTACTTCCACCAGTTATCATGATATATGATGGTTCAACGAGAGAACTAAagcatgttgttgatgttgggagATGCTTTGCTGAAGAAATCTACCTAGAAAACCTTCTTAAATCCTTATCAATATCTAACCAGGGACGTCGTATCCATGAAACCTCACAATCACTTTGCTGA